One window of Nicotiana tomentosiformis chromosome 11, ASM39032v3, whole genome shotgun sequence genomic DNA carries:
- the LOC138900847 gene encoding secreted RxLR effector protein 161-like encodes MIPQQNGMAERMNRTLWKRARCMILNVGLTNVFWAEAISTTCYIVNRAPSTPLNFKALKKIWSCTPINYSDLKIFGCPAYMHLSAAQSPQSEEEKRYMVQVLYSSVVSSIMYAMVCTRPDISQAVSVVSRFMTCPGKAHWHAVKWILRYLRGTSNTYLEFGRNTNTLVSFVDSDYASDLDKRRSLTGYVFCIGGCAIS; translated from the exons ATGATACCTCAGCAAAATGgtatggcagaaaggatgaatagaactctttggaaaagggctcgttgcatgattttaAATGTTGGGTTGACAAACgtcttttgggcagaagctatctctacaacctgttatattgtcaaccgtgCTCCTTCtacacctttgaactttaaggcTCTAAAGAAAATATGGTCATGCACTCCTattaattattctgatttaaagatatttggttgccctgcatacatgcat ctatcagctgctcagtccccgcagtcagaggaagaaaAGAGGTACATGGTGCAAGTTCTTTATTCCAGTGTAGTcagcagtattatgtatgcaatggtctgtacacgtccagacatttcacaagcagtgagcgttGTAAGCCGATTTATGACTTGCCCTGGTAAAGCgcattggcatgctgtgaaatggattctcagatacttgcgaggtacttcaaacacatatttggagtttgggagaaatactaataCTTTGGTtagttttgtagactcagattatgcaagtgatcttgacaaaagaagatcactgacaggctatgtattttgcattggtggttgcgctattagttga